AACGGTTGTCACCAGCTAGAAAAGCTCGACCTTTGCAAGTGCCCTGCTGTTACTGATAAGGCTTTGGCTGCAATTGCAAAGAACTGCCAGAATCTGACCGAGCTTTCGTTGGAATCGTGCCCTAATGTTGGTAATGAAGGTCTGCGAGCTATTGGGAAGTTCTGCCCCAACCTAAGATCCGTAACCATCAAGGACTGCACAGGTGTTAGCGATCAGGGAATTGCTGGATTGTTTTCAACTTCTTTGGTTCTGACGAAGGTGAAGCTCCAAGCACTGTCTGTGTCAGATCTCTCTCTAGCCGTTATTGGACATTATGGGAAGTCTGTTACTGATCTTGTCCTTAATTGCCTCCCAAATGTCAGCGAGAAGGGGTTCTGGGTAATGGGAAATGGTAGTGGGTTGAAGAAGCTGAAGTCACTCACAGTTGCATCATGCAGGGGAGTAACCGACATTGGACTTGAAGCTGTAGGAAAGGGTTGCCCAAATCTGAAAATTGCACACCTTCACAAGTGTGCCTTTTTGTCAGACAATGGGTTGATATCGTTTGCCAAGGCTGCTTCATCACTCGAGAGCCTTCGATTGGAAGAGTGCCACAGAATCACCCAATTTGGGTTTTTTGGTGTCCTTTTTAACTGTGGTGCAAAATTGAAGTCCATCTCTTTGGTGAGGTGCTACGGAATCAAAGACCTGAATTTGGTGTTGCCGACCATTTCTCCTTGTGAATCCCTTAGATCATTGACCATCTGCAACTGCCCTGGATTTGGCAACGCCTCACTCTCTGTACTGGGAAAGCTGTGCCCTAAGCTTCAGCATGTTGAACTAAGTGGACTCGATGGAGTGACTGATGCCGGGGTTCTTCCACTGCTAGAGAGTTCTGAGGCTGGTTTGGTTAAAGTGAACCTCAGTGGCTGCACAAATGTCACAGACAAAGTAGTTTCATCCTTGGCCAACCTTCATGGTTGGACTCTTGAGAACCTAAACCTTGATGGTTGTAGAAACATCAGTGATGCTAGCTTGATGGCAATTGCTGAAAACTGTGCATTGCTATGCGATCTTGATGTCTCCAAGTGCTCAATCACAGATGCTGGGATAGCAGCCCTGGCACATGCCCAACAGATTAATCTGCAAATTCTCTCTTTGTCAGGTTGCGCTTTGGTCTCAGACAGGAGCTTGCCCGCCTTGAGAAAATTGGGCCGGACCCTTTTGGGACTGAACATCCAGCACTGCAATGCAATTAACAGTGGCACCGTTGACATGCTTGTAGAGCTTCTCTGGAGGTGTGACATCCTCTCGTAAAGATGGAAGAATTAACCTCACAGCAATTTAGGCCAGGATCACATCATACAGGAAGCTTGTTATGCTTAGTGTTGCACAGTAGTCTTTTCTAGGTTCCATTAACAggtcttcatcatcatcatcatatccATCATCCAGCTACTCGGTTCCCTTTTTCCGGAGTGTGCAGTCATTTAACCCCCATTTTTGCAGGTTCCTTCAACGGCCCCTGTTCTTTTTTGGCATCCATTGCCACCTTTTAAATGGCTGCATGTCTCTGAGAACATAGCTACCGGGTTCTGGAGTTAGCAATCTTTGTTACTGGTGTTGGCACCTGATGTTTCAACCTCAGCTTTGCATCGGTTTTGCCACCATGTGTGTCCTagttttttttctaagtttttacGGCCACTTGTATCACTCTCCCAGTCCTTGTTTACCAAATGTTTCTGTGTTTGAACTATGTTCTTCACACGATGTTTGGGTATCATCAGTTTCATTCGAAGGGCAGGTTAGAAGCTCCTAGACTATATAGTTGCAGTTGTCAAGTTTGTTGTTATGAAGTCTTTTCTTAAGGGCTTGGCTGTGGCAGCAAGTAATACAGGTCTGCCATAACCACAACCTTTTTTCCCTCTGGGAAGGGTTGTTTTTTACCAAGTCCTAGTTTTTTAAggctttattttttttgaaccTGGCACTGCAGCTACTACTTTAGTCAATGGTGTTCGTGTCTGCCCTTTTTGCTGTATGTTatgaaatgtaataaaataaaaatcagtcTCATTTTGAGGCAAAAAAATCATGTGTTGATGTCTCTCAGCCCTTTGATCATATCCTTTTTACCAGTTCATGAAGTCATCTTTATTCTAGCGGACAAGCAACCTTTGATACATCTAGATCTCATGAATAGATTTAGCAACCTGTGAACGAGATTCCTGCATAGTTAGACTGTGAAAGGATAAATGCCATGAACTTCTGTGATAACACTGGGGATGAGATTCCTTTTTGTGCAGTGTTTGGAGAATGCAAGTGAAATGAAAGGagacataaaatataaaataaagcaaaagagaagagataaaGGAAGGGATATTTTTGATTGATAAAAAGGAAAATGgcaaaagaataatataaaaaagaatatctttaatattaatgatacagatattttgaaatgttagaTGAAACTACTCTTGCTGCTTTACAACTGTGAAGTAATTTCAGTTGAGAAATTTGAAGGAGTTGAGAGTTTGGGTGagatatgttaaaatataaaaaatagagaaataaagGAAAGAGatatgagaaaaatataaaaagaatagaaagaGTAGTTAGGAAAAGAGATGTGGATGAAATTGAAAGGTGAGAAAGATGATGAAAGAGGCACATGCAAGTTCACATGCATTGTTTGTGCAAAGCGATGAATGATTCATGCACCTGAAAATCCGAAGCTTCCCTTTGCGTTTGTGCCACTCAGCTCTGCAACAACAAGACAGGAACAGCAACTTAGAGCCTGGAAAACGCACCCACCAAACCCCACCTCTGCCCCCACTCCTTTCATTTCTCTTAGATTCTCAAAACCATAAAATCCAATTATCTAATCACACTCACTTCAAATACTGTTCTTATTACTATTACTGATTCATGATCGACAAAAAATATCAAGCATTTCtgattttattcaaatatgtaATTCATGAGGTTTCTTAGTGGTATCATAATCAATTTATCGTCAACTCTTGTATGAATATGCTGTCTTAGGACTTTTTCTCCATTAACATCAATTTTTCGATTGTTTACAGAGAACATAGACACAATATTTCTCTCAAACTTGTAATCCTTATTATGTCAAACGCTGCTTCTCATTCATGCTCCTTTCTGGtttcaaattaaagaaaaacataaagataTTGTTTGATGCTTGTTCTAAGTGTTGCATCACATAAAGAATATCATTTGAATATTCTATTTAtcttatctttcattttctttttaacccATTAACCAGTTTTCCATTTTTCAACTATGGATAAACATTCTGAGTCAgttgtttaaataatattgaaagaTACACGAAAAAAATACAAGGgaatattttgaaagaaaagtcaTGTTATCATATACTTGAATGATATGataaatatatctttataacaaaaaataaaataaattagtgatATAAGTAATAGTATAACAGTAGAAGAATGAAAGTGTGTGGCAGAAACTGTAGTGTGAATGAAAAGTTGGAGAAATGCATCGTATTTGTCAGTCTGACAATGAAATTgtagtttttcaaaactctgaaataatatataatatctgaattaaaaaaattaatataaatttataatatataaataaaatattatttagttactaagttaattttgtaagatatttcaaatttaaatttatttattttatacagcataagaatttattttaataaatttattgtatcAAACGTAGTctgattatttataaatatttagtgacatatataatataatattatatatatatatatatattttaatttatatatatatatatatatatatatatatatatatatatgtttaattttctttcgCTGAGGTGATACTTGTAAACatgactttatttttttagaaattgttcttacgttattttttttctatttattgtcttttgtataaatttatttaatttaactgatTATATAAATGGAATTGATAGATTGTTATGACATGATTTTGTAGATGTTTATTTAGGAGAtttgatgaaaatattaaaatttatgttaacCTAatgaaaattgagaaaattgaaaaagtaagcaaataaatttgtaaattaaatcaaacacaaattaataaagaaataaatattataatatatcatgtttattgatatataatatacaatCATTAGtgtaatattacaaaaaaattataatattttccaATGTCGAGTATATTagaattatgttatttatgaattatataaatattttgccattttaatataaaataaaaaatgacttaAAACAATTGGTTAATCGTGAAGAAATAAacactatttaatttttatttgcttacaattattacaagtatttaaattaaataaaaatatatatataagtttatcatatgtgtgtgtgtaatgGTGgagtagaagaaaaaaaaaattgtgtaatgGTGgactagaagaaaaaaaaaattagaggaagaagagaggaaagagaaagaggaggaAAGAGGCAATGAAAAGTAGTgacaaattcatttatttatgcTATTTAAGAAGAAggaaattgataaataaatatctaatttcgtcccatttatttatttatctagaTTTATGTTCTGTTAtgtactattttatttatttatttatatttatatttaattatatttttttatttatatttcttgattttaatatttattattttatttttcttgtaataaataaatatgataagaataatctaaaaaattttcttaaagaataataatgttataatagataaatataGAATGATATTGTAGTTGGACGTGTAACTCTTCGggtatgaatttaaaaatattttattatagaagtaattttaataacatacactttattattttattagtaaaatatttaaattctacatacaaatttatcaagttttacttcataaaaaataaagtattctattttctttctctacacCTTCTCTGATTCTAAATCTTCATTTTTAAATcttcatgtatttatttaaatatcaaagTACATCATACGACCCTAACAACAAGGTATACAACTATATTTGATCAATTTCTGAATAGAGTAAGTTCATATTTTGTCTTCTTTAGAGTTTTTTGAGTAATACGTTACATGGTGTTGAGAGTTTGTCTGTATCTTCTAAGGGATTTAGATGAATGTCTCTTTGGTTAGAATTATTAGAGTATGATCAAATCTTTGAAGTGAACtttttatgttcaaatattgtttCTTATGTGAGTAGGAGTCTCTAGAGGTCGTGAAACTTATGGTCTTTGTAGCTTATAATCCAAGTAAGAggagttaatttattttaaaattgaaacaattgtTTGTATGATAAGTTGCTTTGGATGAGATATTGGAACTCATTGTTGTGTTATGAGCAACCCTTGTGATTCTGTATTGTATTTGGGAGATCTATTGAAATTGTTTAGATAAATCAAGTTGCACACTTTGTCCTATCTAAGGTATATTTTATACTAAACAAAGGTACTTTTGTTCTAAAAAGAAAGAGGAATGACCTAGATAGTTCAAGCAAAGAGTTTGATGTAGTTAtactagtttttgttttctgctATACCATTGGGCGAGACCTTGGATAACGTTGGGTGTCAGTGAAAACATTTTTGAGTGAGATGTAGTTCTCATTTCTCGTTGGGTGAACTCAGCAAAATAAGCTTCTAGTGATTTGGGGCTATGAAAAAGAATTGTTGAGTGCTAGAGAAATCTATTTTGCAATGAGCATCAAGGGTCCTACTCTTGGAGCACTaaagaaaactatttttcaataaatgcaATAATGTGAGATTGTTAGGTAGTGTATTGAATAAATGATCCTTGAAAAGATTATTATGACTTTACTAGATAATCTAATTCACATAAAGGATCATTGGTAAGAGTTGATGGAGATTCCTACAGCGGGATTTGGTGTGAAAGATAACACTTTGATAAGTTACATTGAACTAACCATGTCATGTGGAGAGGACTTAGGTCCTAATATATTTGGAGAGAGTAAAGCTAGAGTGATAATTGTCAAAATCTACTAAGTGTCCACATGATaagtgtaaaatttttaatgattaattcAACACAATTCTTTCGAAGAAGTCATATGATGTGAGTCATTGGTAGTTGTATGATTTGAATGTAAATGATGAAGTTAAATTGTGCATATGAAATATGttgtttactattttaaatatattaacttacCTTAGTCTTGTTGATGCTTCTATATGTTATAATCGTGTATTACATGGAAACAAATGATCCTATAAGTGGGAGTTCTAGCAATGAACGGCTGAGAGGGTATGGATGAATGCAAATAACtattgtatatgtatatatatctaaGAATTATATTccttaaaatgaaattttggtTCATATTATAAAGAATGTAtgtgtttcaatattaataaCTCATTCTCATTAACATTAATGTTTCTTCTGCGTATGACATGTTTGGAATTGCATCGATATGATTTTATCATCTGAAAACGTGTTTTCAAACATCTATTTGCCTTATCttggtttttaaaatataaaaatggtcACAGTATTCGTCTTACAAATAAAggaaagattttaaaataagaaatacatCAATAATTTCAACTCTTTCATTTAGTGCATTTTGAGGAGGGAAATGGCGGAAGAGAGAAGATTATGAAAATTTCATCATTACCTTAACATAAGAAAATGAGTCCAATTTGTCTGCCGACTTTTATATAGTACTTTTGATATactaaaaagatttttaatatattttaaaacatcaaaattagttcttataattgtattttaaagaCATAAGACACATCAGAGGACAATAAAAAAACTCAGGAGAGAATCAATTGCATGGTGGATGTCCatgtgtaaaaaaaataagaaagggTTAAAAGCAAAAATCATAGCGAAAATGTAGTACAGAATGGGAGGAAGAACTGGATTGTTAGTGACAGAAGAATTTGATCTGTATGATTCAGCTAGAAGGGTGTCCACAACACAAAAGCTTGTACATGAGACAATGTCAAATTGTTTAACAAAGCAAATGCCTGAACAACTTGAACCATCACCAGATagcaaactttttcaaaattttcctcCAAATAAATTTCCACTAAACAGACAAGTGCTGCTGCATATACCAAAAATAACATCAACTAGAACAACCTGCCAAATATTACATGCATTGCTGCAAGTGAGAAAGAGAACAATGAGAACCAAACTGCCAACCTTGGGAGTCAGTAAACACAAAGAAACAATGCTGCTTGGACATCATCATCACAACTGACAACACAAACCATAATGCAAATTTCCAACCCTTCATTGTCAAATAATTTGAATCATATGCTTCTATAACATCTCACCAGATGAATCATCATTCTTGGAAACTAACCTGCTGTTTTGCTCATTGCTCTGTGGCAACAGGTTCTTGTGCCAATGGGGGCAGAGGATTCTCTTCAACTGCTATATCAACATTCACATGAGAGTCTTCTTCACTTGGCTTATTATCTGAAGGAACCACATTCAGAGGCACAGCATCATCTGTTTCACTGGACAAGATATTTTTCTCCTCGGTCGCTGCAATCGTCTCGGTTTTCTCTTCTCCTGTAGCATTGGATATTTTGATATTCTTTTTAGCAGCACGAGATAAGGAAGACTTTTCATCTTTGGTGGCCTTGGATGATGTAAGTGCAGTTGCTGATTTCGATACATTGTTCTTTTCAGAGGTCAGACGAGAAGGAAGAGATCTTCGAAGCGGTTTCTTTTGAAGGACAGGATTAGGTCCCTTGCTGGGGTTACTCTCTGACACTTTCTCATCCAGACTTAAGCGAGCTAATCTTGAACTGCTGCTAGTGTTTCCATCTGACTCTGAATTAGCAGAAGTCTTCTTACGACCAAACTTGGGAGACTTTGGCCTTGTAGTTGGTATCTACATTAGTAACACCCTTAAGCCAAAGATGCTTAATTTTCTAAATGCCAAGAACAAAATTGCATCCTCaaatatactataaatttttaaaaatgtcagTGTAAGTGTATAAGTGTTGTTTGATGAGtgttaataaaactaaatttgaatGGAAGTGATTTATGCTTTCAGATGTTTTTACTATAAACACtagtataatttttcttatccaGTGCAAATTTAATTTTGGACTAAGAACCAATTCCTCAATGTGATATCAAGTGTGTTAACGTTATTTAAGTTGGTTGTTGAACATGACTTAGGATGATCCAACCTAAATCCAAACATACGCTAATAATGGTATCCTACAATTGTGAAAATTTCTATATAGGTCTTTACTGATGACTTATGGTTAACTATGTCAATGAATACTCAGTCGTTTGCAAGTCATTCTATACTGGTCTTACAACTTGTAGGGACTtcgttataattttttttaattagtacggaactaataaaaaatagtaaaaattaaagtaacTCCTTCAAAAGTTTAGAAGCATACAGATCCTGTTAAGAACTTTTAGACTGGAGGGACCTATGTGAAATCTCGGTGAAGCTACAGGGATCGGAGTAATTTAGCTTTATAAGAACAAGATCAagaataacaaaatttcaaaaaatgattaaaaccACAGTTGCTCACAATACGTTTTGTCAGCAAAGCAAGGAATACAAACAATTCAGGGCAGGGGTAACAGAAAACTGAGGTTTTGCCATTTCACCTTGTAGTTAAAATGCTACTAAAAAACCTTCCTCGTTTTACATATGCAAACTATGGaataacattcaaatattcACTGATACAAAGCAGATATGTAAAACATGCATACTTGTGGTCAACAAATTTAGCTACTACACTGAGAGCCATCTGCTTGTAGTTATAAAAAAACTCTCCAAGCGAACATTAACCAGCTTTGGATACACTCAAGCGATTTATTTACCAGTGGTTATAGACGACTAGAAATCATCCAGGAAACCAAAGTATGCAATGATGTGATGTATGTAGTATCTACAATGTGATAAAATGATAtgatatatgtattatttactGTGATCTCCCCACAAATAATGGCCCAACAATCTTACAAAAGAGAATTTTTATTAGCAAAGCTGAAATTACATACCAAATCTCCATTTCAAAATggaagtattattttattttatatccaATACAATTAATAAATGAATCTACATAATGATTCAAGATCAAGCAATTCATAACGACAGGATATTACAGAACAAGCAAGAAACTTAACAAAACAAAGAGCGAGAAATGGGAAAAGTGAGGATAAAGCTTCCATCTGCAAACAATGCtctttactaattattttttagaagaaTATTGCATGCCGTCTCTATCAAACTCCAAGTAGTATGTACGCTTTCATCTTTGCTTTTGTCTATTTACATGGCGGCACATGCATACAAACACACATGTGAAAATAATTAGTGCAGGCTGAAGGGTACACATGCAAGCAAGTACAAAGAGACACATGTGCACACACACATGTGTACGTGCACGTGAGCAAACACAACcacagagaaagagagagaaaaaggacCTTCTTTAGCTCAACCTTAGGAGGAGCAGGCTCCTGATAAAAACTTGGCATTGGAGTTGCTTTAAAATTTAGACTCTTCCTAAGCTTCTTAATCTCGGCATCTTGGGTCTCCTATAAAAGGGATTAAAAGATTGGCatgattaaaagataaattttcaATCAACATTTTAGCCCAGATATCAAGTAGTCTAACCTTGGTTTTTGCTTGCAAGTTACTCTTCTCCACCTCCTTTGCCTGAATCCTTTCCTCAAGCTTATTATAGAACTGCTCAccaaaaaatcaatcaaattttaaaactacAAGCTTATTCAAAAGAAACCTTGACATCAACAATGTACAAGGAAATTAGTATGCAATAATTATTcacctcttttcttctctcagCTCGTTCGCCACACTTAAAACTGAATCCATAATTTGGAAGTGTCCCCACCCTATGAGGTTTGGCATCTTCATTGTTGGTACTTCTAAGTGGATTAAggttaaaacaaaatatacacaGCACCATACTCAATAATCAACTTCATTAAAAGAGACCTAGCAGTTCCAGATTTTCACTCACTATGAGAAATACACAAACCCAAAAAAGGATACAGGGAAGAATCTTCTTCTCCTTGATCTTTAACAGGTCCTTTTCtcaatgattttgattttgtcttCTCCCTGTATCCAAAACATCCAGAACTCCagttaaataataacaataatctATCTTTCCAGAGGTGAAACATTGACAAGAAATGCAAGCATTACATACATTGACACTTCAGAAGATGCTTCATCAGACTTCAAAGGGTGCTGAGAAAAACAAAGTGAATCAGGAAATACCTAAACAAACTTTATTACCATAAACGGATAAAGATTAAAAGAAGCAAATTATATTCATCCAAGTTACTAAATACAAATTTGGGAAAGCAGGTGCAGGTAATAATAGAGTTTAGTTTGGCACCCACAGAAAAGAGAGTTTACCTTGGGCTTGGACAATTGAGTCTGCCGATCATTGAATAATTTGCTGCTTTTAATAGACTGTTTTGGGCGAGAGTCTAAAGCTAAAGTACCATTTGAAACAGATGAAGATGCTTCTTTATCTTTTCCAATTTTGCTCTTATTTACCAAACTTGCATGAACTCCACTGGAACTTGGAGCCTTTGCATTCTTATTCTTGACAAGACCCTTTGTTGCCCTTGATTGTTTTGTTTGGTCTGATATTTTTGAATCCTCTTCCTAGAATTGAGTAAATATATGAGATTCAGATACTATAAACTTACTGAAAGCAACTCAAGGGACACAAAATCCTCTAACCTTAGTAATGATCACGTTATTGCCATCGACAATGTCATTTGATTCTTTGATTTCTGCCACAAATGAGTTATCAATTGCAGCACTATCTGACTGATGGAAATCATCAAAATTTCCATTTGAAGCAACAGTTTCTGCAGTTTCAGTGACACTGGGGTCTAAATCATATGGAGCACCACCATCCTCCCCAGAATTTGAAGGTTCATCATGGACACCATTTTGGTGGACCACTTCAACCCCATCAGCAGGTAAAAGGTTACTTGGATCCATCACTCACTAGCCTACAGGTTACATAGGAACAAAGAATCAAGGCTTAGAGATGCTTGTACACAAGAAACAAATACATCATGAACACTAACATGAACAGTTTTAATCATTCATCTagtgtttaaataaaaatttagcaTGCTGCAATGCTACCCTATAGCAGGCCAgctttcaaaaatatataaccaGCAAATTTCCAAACATTTCGTTTGCTTTCCCGTCGGCCAAAAAAACAAATAGAGATTCCAATATTACAAAACACAGTTCACCGGGCAGACTATGGTTGTAATGGCAACTTACCCACTTGAAGAAATTAGGAGTGAGATGACAAAATGGAAGACCTGTCAGTTTGTGTCATGA
This window of the Vigna angularis cultivar LongXiaoDou No.4 chromosome 7, ASM1680809v1, whole genome shotgun sequence genome carries:
- the LOC108320995 gene encoding EIN3-binding F-box protein 1; protein product: MSKVLGFSGGDDFCSGGSIYANPKEASFFLPLGPQVDVYFPPRKRSRVNAPFVFDGEWFEQKQKTSIEALPDECLFEIFRRLPAGEDRSACACVSKRWLMLLSSICKDEICAMKNTSAENIEKDGYDVEFGGEGYLSRSLEGKKATDVRLAAIAVGTASRGGLGKLSIRGSNMCRGVTSLGLRAVAHGCPSLKSFSLWNVSTVGDEGLIEIANGCHQLEKLDLCKCPAVTDKALAAIAKNCQNLTELSLESCPNVGNEGLRAIGKFCPNLRSVTIKDCTGVSDQGIAGLFSTSLVLTKVKLQALSVSDLSLAVIGHYGKSVTDLVLNCLPNVSEKGFWVMGNGSGLKKLKSLTVASCRGVTDIGLEAVGKGCPNLKIAHLHKCAFLSDNGLISFAKAASSLESLRLEECHRITQFGFFGVLFNCGAKLKSISLVRCYGIKDLNLVLPTISPCESLRSLTICNCPGFGNASLSVLGKLCPKLQHVELSGLDGVTDAGVLPLLESSEAGLVKVNLSGCTNVTDKVVSSLANLHGWTLENLNLDGCRNISDASLMAIAENCALLCDLDVSKCSITDAGIAALAHAQQINLQILSLSGCALVSDRSLPALRKLGRTLLGLNIQHCNAINSGTVDMLVELLWRCDILS
- the LOC108320999 gene encoding protein WVD2-like 5 isoform X3, with amino-acid sequence MDPSNLLPADGVEVVHQNGVHDEPSNSGEDGGAPYDLDPSVTETAETVASNGNFDDFHQSDSAAIDNSFVAEIKESNDIVDGNNVIITKEEDSKISDQTKQSRATKGLVKNKNAKAPSSSGVHASLVNKSKIGKDKEASSSVSNGTLALDSRPKQSIKSSKLFNDRQTQLSKPKHPLKSDEASSEVSMEKTKSKSLRKGPVKDQGEEDSSLSTNNEDAKPHRVGTLPNYGFSFKCGERAERRKEFYNKLEERIQAKEVEKSNLQAKTKETQDAEIKKLRKSLNFKATPMPSFYQEPAPPKIPTTRPKSPKFGRKKTSANSESDGNTSSSSRLARLSLDEKVSESNPSKGPNPVLQKKPLRRSLPSRLTSEKNNVSKSATALTSSKATKDEKSSLSRAAKKNIKISNATGEEKTETIAATEEKNILSSETDDAVPLNVVPSDNKPSEEDSHVNVDIAVEENPLPPLAQEPVATEQ
- the LOC108320999 gene encoding protein WVD2-like 5 isoform X1; the encoded protein is MDPSNLLPADGVEVVHQNGVHDEPSNSGEDGGAPYDLDPSVTETAETVASNGNFDDFHQSDSAAIDNSFVAEIKESNDIVDGNNVIITKEEDSKISDQTKQSRATKGLVKNKNAKAPSSSGVHASLVNKSKIGKDKEASSSVSNGTLALDSRPKQSIKSSKLFNDRQTQLSKPKHPLKSDEASSEVSMEKTKSKSLRKGPVKDQGEEDSSLSTNNEDAKPHRVGTLPNYGFSFKCGERAERRKEFYNKLEERIQAKEVEKSNLQAKTKETQDAEIKKLRKSLNFKATPMPSFYQEPAPPKVELKKIPTTRPKSPKFGRKKTSANSESDGNTSSSSRLARLSLDEKVSESNPSKGPNPVLQKKPLRRSLPSRLTSEKNNVSKSATALTSSKATKDEKSSLSRAAKKNIKISNATGEEKTETIAATEEKNILSSETDDAVPLNVVPSDNKPSEEDSHVNVDIAVEENPLPPLAQEPVATEQ
- the LOC108320999 gene encoding protein WVD2-like 5 isoform X2; its protein translation is MDPSNLLPADGVEVVHQNGVHDEPSNSGEDGGAPYDLDPSVTETAETVASNGNFDDFHQSDSAAIDNSFVAEIKESNDIVDGNNVIITKEEDSKISDQTKQSRATKGLVKNKNAKAPSSSGVHASLVNKSKIGKDKEASSSVSNGTLALDSRPKQSIKSSKLFNDRQTQLSKPKHPLKSDEASSEVSMEKTKSKSLRKGPVKDQGEEDSSLTNNEDAKPHRVGTLPNYGFSFKCGERAERRKEFYNKLEERIQAKEVEKSNLQAKTKETQDAEIKKLRKSLNFKATPMPSFYQEPAPPKVELKKIPTTRPKSPKFGRKKTSANSESDGNTSSSSRLARLSLDEKVSESNPSKGPNPVLQKKPLRRSLPSRLTSEKNNVSKSATALTSSKATKDEKSSLSRAAKKNIKISNATGEEKTETIAATEEKNILSSETDDAVPLNVVPSDNKPSEEDSHVNVDIAVEENPLPPLAQEPVATEQ